From the Anguilla anguilla isolate fAngAng1 chromosome 6, fAngAng1.pri, whole genome shotgun sequence genome, one window contains:
- the angel2 gene encoding LOW QUALITY PROTEIN: protein angel homolog 2 (The sequence of the model RefSeq protein was modified relative to this genomic sequence to represent the inferred CDS: deleted 1 base in 1 codon): MYRSPNSNYEYPCTPHLPMFTRHLNVLGSGWSPSAQASLGWWRTPYPFNPSWWMGHPPWPRQFHHNRNLLVNPGARDIGTWGRSTSGLATDHPRFLFTGFQRALHLSHGIMDNAKTDPPHKRRRSPDDERAGQKPRSSPSHFPCHERQARESPNSAIPNDPSAWKIQTSPPKRRPPTEIKRQWEDFSHLYKRRSKSDPPFDFSVMSYNILSQQLLQENAYLYKHCPSSVLDWSHRFPNILKELELHNADILCLQEVQEDHYQKQLKPSLESLGYHCEYKRRTGWKSDGCAVSFKRDRFSLVSGHPVEYFRRDVPTLDRDNVGLVLLLRPLALPAPAAPAPPPGPGQVLCVANTHLLYNPRRGDIKLAQLAVLLAEITRVSRLEGGGACPVVLCGDFNSVPGSPLYSFIRDSWLEYEGIPIGMVSGQEESHRVQRLLPVPIWPRSVGISQHCQYESQPGTDAEAEGEASCLTEGTDAPHNEAHRPSIAHGLRLTSAYAHRLTEGGRPEVTTCHSRTAITVDYIFYSAARGDTVAQPECSAAPEQGLQLLARLALVDKRDLWTANGLPNERNSSDHLPLLTRFRLCP, from the exons aTGTACCGAAGCCCCAACTCCAATTATGAATATCCATGTACACCCCA CCTCCCCATGTTTACTCGGCACCTGAACGTCTTGGGCTCCGGCTGGTCTCCCTCCGCACAGGCATCACTGGGGTGGTGGCGGACTCCGTACCCGTTCAATCCCTCATGGTGGATGGGGCACCCCCCCTGGCCTCGGCAGTTTCACCACAACAGGAACTTGCTGGTAAACCCAGGCGCTCGAGATATCGGAACTTGGGGACGAAGCACCTCAGGTTTGGCGACAGACCACCCCAGGTTCTTATTCACTGGTTTTCAAAGGGCCTTACATCTTTCCCACGGAATCATGGATAATGCAAAAACTGATCCTCCGCACAAGAGGAGGAGAAGCCCAGATGACGAGAGGGCCGGGCAGAAGCCACGAAGTTCACCCAGTCATTTTCCCTGTCACGAGAGGCAAGCACGAGAGAGCCCAAATAGCGCGATTCCAAATGACCCTTCTGCGTGGAAAATTCAGACAAGTCCTCCGAAGAGAAGACCGCCCACAG AAATAAAGAGACAGTGGGAGGATTTTTCTCACCTTTATAAGCGCAGATCAAAGTCAGATCCGCCCTTTGACTTTTCTGTGATGTCGTACAACATCTTGTctcagcagctcctccaggaaAACGCTTATTTGTACAAACACTGCCCTTCATCTGTACTTGACTGGAGCCACCGCTTCCCCAATATACTGAAGGAACTTGAGCTGCATAATGCAGAT ATATTGTGTCTACAAGAAGTGCAAGAGGACCACTATCAAAAACAGCTCAAACCCAGTCTAGAGTCTTTAG GGTACCATTGTGAGTACAAGAGGCGCACGGGCTGGAAATCGGACGGCTGTGCGGTGAGCTTCAAGCGGGACCGCTTCTCCTTGGTGTCTGGGCACCCCGTGGAGTACTTCCGGCGGGACGTCCCCACCCTGGACCGGGACAACGTGGGCCTGGTGCTCCTGCTGCGCCCGCTC GCCCTCCCGGCCCCCGCGgctcccgcgcccccccccggTCCGGGGCAGGTCCTGTGCGTGGCCAACACGCACCTCCTGTACAACCCGCGGCGGGGGGACATCAAGCTGGCCCAGCTGGCCGTGCTGCTGGCGGAGATCACCCGCGTGTCCCGTCTGGAGGGCGGCGGCGCCTGCCCCGTTGTCCTCTGCGGGGATTTCAACTCCGTGCCCGGGTCCCCCCTCTACAGCTTCATCCGGGACAGCTGGCTGGAGTACGAGGGCATCCCCATCGGGATG GTGTCCGGTCAGGAGGAGAGCCACAGAGTGCAGCGTCTCCTCCCCGTGCCCATTTGGCCCCGGAGCGTGGGCATCAGCCAGCACTGCCAGTACGAGAGCCAGCCCGGGACGGATGCAG AGGCTGAGGGAGAGGCCTCCTGTCTCACAGAGGGAACAGACGCCCCACACAACGA GGCTCACAGGCCCAGCATCGCCCACGGCCTCAGGCTCACCTCGGCCTACGCCCACCGCCTGACGGAGGGCGGGAGGCCCGAGGTCACCACCTGCCACTCCAGGACCGCCATCACCGTGGACTACATCTTCTACTCCGCGGCGCGGGGGGACACGGTGGCACAGCCAG aatgcagtgcggCTCCCGAGCAGGGGCTGCAGCTCCTGGCCAGGCTGGCGCTGGTGGACAAGAGGGACCTGTGGACAGCCAACGGCCTGCCCAACGAGCGCAACTCGTCCGACCACCTCCCCCTACTCACACGCTTCCGCCTCTGCCCCTGA